One window from the genome of Synechococcus sp. PROS-7-1 encodes:
- a CDS encoding alanine/ornithine racemase family PLP-dependent enzyme: protein MSAPRLEINLQKLHHNARTLVKRLAGQGIAVTGVSKATLGMVEIVHTWLGAGVGSIGESRIEAIEALVRSGITVPLLLVRSPMLSQVDRVVASASISCNTDLGVLNALAAAAKQQGRRHGVLLMVELGDLREGILPADLESVAQQILAMANLQLMGIGTNLGCQNGIAPDAQNMGDLSRLTTALEQRFHLTLPWCSGGNSANLPWLAAGGDPARINHLRLGEALLLGREPLHRTAIPGLHTDAISLVAEVIEAKHKPSQPWGERGRTSFEGSPRAPRREGSSQHVQRALLALGEQDVDPAGLIPPRGTVIRGASSDHLVVESPGQRLAVGDEQRYQLSYSALLRAMTSPFVDRCLVDGSCSAPSARCR from the coding sequence TTGAGTGCCCCTCGCCTCGAGATCAACCTGCAAAAACTGCATCACAACGCCCGAACCCTGGTGAAGCGACTGGCCGGCCAGGGCATTGCGGTGACCGGCGTGAGCAAAGCCACGCTCGGAATGGTTGAAATCGTGCACACCTGGCTGGGCGCAGGTGTGGGCTCCATTGGCGAATCGCGCATTGAAGCCATCGAAGCCTTGGTGCGCAGCGGCATCACCGTGCCGCTGCTGTTGGTGCGCTCGCCGATGCTCAGCCAGGTGGATCGGGTGGTGGCCAGTGCCTCGATCAGTTGCAACACAGACCTCGGCGTGCTCAACGCCCTGGCCGCCGCAGCGAAGCAGCAGGGTCGACGCCACGGGGTGCTGCTGATGGTGGAACTCGGCGATCTGCGGGAGGGAATCCTGCCGGCAGACCTGGAATCGGTGGCTCAGCAGATCCTGGCCATGGCCAATCTGCAGCTGATGGGCATCGGCACCAACCTGGGCTGCCAGAACGGCATCGCACCCGATGCGCAGAACATGGGCGATCTCTCCCGGCTCACAACAGCCCTGGAGCAACGCTTCCATCTCACCTTGCCCTGGTGCTCCGGCGGCAATTCCGCCAATCTCCCCTGGCTGGCCGCCGGCGGTGATCCAGCCCGGATCAATCACCTGCGCCTGGGGGAAGCCCTGCTGCTGGGCCGCGAACCCCTCCATCGCACGGCGATCCCTGGCCTGCACACCGATGCCATCAGCCTGGTGGCCGAGGTGATTGAAGCCAAACACAAGCCCAGCCAACCCTGGGGCGAGCGCGGCCGCACCAGCTTCGAGGGATCGCCGAGGGCTCCGCGTCGCGAGGGATCGTCCCAGCATGTTCAGCGGGCCCTGTTGGCATTGGGAGAACAGGATGTGGATCCGGCTGGCCTCATCCCCCCTCGGGGCACGGTGATCCGGGGCGCCTCCAGCGACCACCTGGTGGTGGAAAGCCCTGGGCAGCGTTTGGCTGTGGGTGATGAACAGCGCTACCAGCTCAGCTACAGCGCCCTGCTCCGGGCCATGACCTCTCCCTTCGTGGACCGTTGCTTGGTGGATGGTTCCTGCAGCGCTCCATCCGCCCGTTGCCGATGA
- a CDS encoding sulfite exporter TauE/SafE family protein has product MLLLLGGGVLIGALLALLGAGGSILLLPLLVTGLALPLREAVPLSLLVVLILALANLIPALQQRRVAWRPALWLGIPALAGSWLGAGWVRSGVIAPSMQLMLFALAALAAAWLMLRQPQASAPARQREGRIQLLVQGLGVGLLTGIAGVGGGFAIVPALVLLARLPMTLASGTSLLVISASSLMALVRHGHWPAASLPLLLPLLLGGGIGILLGQRWVSRVSERRLRQGFAALLLVSAITTGLEALQPQPQSTEAGLRISTRWPEA; this is encoded by the coding sequence GTGCTGTTGCTTCTCGGCGGCGGTGTTCTGATCGGCGCTCTGCTGGCCCTGCTCGGTGCCGGCGGCTCGATTCTGCTGCTGCCGCTGTTAGTGACGGGTCTGGCTCTGCCGCTGCGCGAGGCCGTTCCGCTGTCGCTGCTGGTGGTGCTGATCCTGGCCCTGGCCAACCTGATCCCGGCCCTGCAGCAGCGGCGAGTGGCCTGGCGGCCGGCCCTGTGGCTGGGCATCCCCGCCCTGGCCGGCAGCTGGCTGGGTGCGGGCTGGGTGCGCAGCGGTGTGATCGCCCCCTCCATGCAGCTGATGCTGTTTGCCTTGGCAGCCCTGGCCGCGGCCTGGTTGATGCTGCGCCAGCCACAGGCATCGGCGCCTGCACGTCAACGGGAGGGCCGAATTCAGCTGCTGGTTCAGGGTTTGGGGGTGGGCCTGCTCACGGGAATCGCCGGTGTGGGTGGGGGCTTCGCCATTGTTCCCGCCCTGGTGCTGCTGGCCCGCCTGCCCATGACCCTTGCCTCCGGCACCAGCCTGTTGGTGATCTCCGCCAGTTCCCTGATGGCCCTGGTCCGTCATGGCCATTGGCCGGCAGCGAGTTTGCCCCTGTTGCTGCCGTTGCTCCTCGGTGGTGGCATCGGCATCCTCCTCGGCCAGCGTTGGGTGTCCCGCGTGTCGGAGCGCAGGCTGCGCCAGGGGTTTGCCGCTCTGCTGCTGGTGTCAGCCATCACCACCGGTCTTGAAGCCTTGCAACCGCAGCCGCAATCAACCGAGGCGGGGTTGCGCATTTCGACACGTTGGCCTGAAGCCTGA
- a CDS encoding rhodanese-like domain-containing protein, which yields MSERLSPLALHARLASVTVVDVRQPMEVAGGRIPGSRCIPLDRIERAELPEGDLVLVCHSGNRSAQAATLVERRWPGRTVMDLEGGLEAWQQAGLPVERQARAPLPLMRQVQIAAGSLVLLGLIGSQVLAPAWIALSWFVGAGLVFAGISGFCGMARLLAVMPWNRVRL from the coding sequence ATGTCTGAACGTTTGTCTCCCCTTGCTCTCCACGCCCGTCTGGCGTCCGTGACGGTGGTGGATGTGCGCCAGCCGATGGAGGTGGCCGGTGGCCGCATCCCTGGCAGCCGTTGCATTCCCCTCGACCGGATCGAGCGGGCGGAACTGCCGGAGGGTGATCTGGTGCTGGTGTGCCACAGCGGCAACCGCAGCGCCCAGGCGGCAACGCTGGTGGAGCGGCGCTGGCCAGGCCGCACGGTGATGGATCTCGAGGGTGGCCTGGAGGCTTGGCAGCAGGCAGGTTTGCCCGTGGAGCGTCAGGCCCGTGCTCCCCTGCCGCTGATGCGCCAGGTGCAGATCGCGGCCGGCAGTCTGGTGCTGTTGGGGTTGATCGGTAGCCAGGTCCTGGCCCCTGCCTGGATCGCATTGAGCTGGTTTGTGGGCGCGGGGTTGGTGTTCGCCGGCATCAGCGGCTTCTGCGGGATGGCTCGGCTGCTGGCGGTGATGCCCTGGAACCGGGTGCGGCTTTGA
- a CDS encoding chlorophyll a/b-binding protein — protein MDSTSTNKDAWFQDAAAAQIKGERMARAELLNGRVAMLGFVIGVLTEALTGHSILSQITFGVLGLS, from the coding sequence ATGGATTCCACTTCAACGAACAAAGACGCCTGGTTCCAGGACGCTGCTGCCGCACAGATCAAAGGCGAGCGCATGGCACGCGCTGAACTGCTGAACGGTCGCGTGGCCATGCTCGGTTTCGTGATCGGCGTTCTCACCGAGGCCCTCACCGGACACAGCATCCTCAGTCAGATCACCTTCGGAGTGCTCGGCTTGAGCTGA
- a CDS encoding DUF4278 domain-containing protein, with amino-acid sequence MTLTYRGQKYVPNHTAATRQHPVVLKYRGLKLAK; translated from the coding sequence ATGACGCTCACCTATCGCGGCCAGAAGTACGTGCCGAATCACACTGCAGCCACCCGGCAGCATCCTGTGGTTCTGAAGTACCGCGGTCTGAAGTTGGCCAAGTGA
- a CDS encoding lipocalin-like domain-containing protein — MNATPLQSLSAVEAPCIHGAWQLDSYLVEEKISGNTFRPMGDHPTGYALFTPAGRVSFTLTAEGRKPTTDREGDAALLSSLVAYSGTYRLEDDRWITAVDVAWKPEWVGTEQMRFFSIDADQLTVRTPWRVMPNWPKQGPTRSIVIFKRCS, encoded by the coding sequence GTGAACGCAACGCCTTTGCAATCACTGAGTGCCGTTGAAGCCCCCTGTATCCATGGCGCCTGGCAACTGGATAGCTACCTGGTGGAGGAGAAAATCAGCGGCAACACCTTCAGGCCGATGGGTGACCACCCCACGGGCTACGCGCTGTTCACCCCGGCTGGACGGGTGTCGTTCACGCTCACTGCTGAAGGCCGCAAACCAACAACCGACCGCGAAGGCGATGCGGCTCTGCTGAGCAGCTTGGTGGCCTACTCCGGCACCTACAGGCTGGAGGACGACCGCTGGATCACTGCGGTGGATGTGGCTTGGAAGCCGGAATGGGTCGGCACCGAGCAGATGCGCTTCTTCTCGATTGATGCTGACCAGCTCACGGTGCGAACCCCATGGCGGGTGATGCCCAACTGGCCGAAACAAGGCCCGACCCGCAGCATCGTGATCTTCAAGCGCTGCAGCTGA
- a CDS encoding DUF3598 family protein, translating to MHDQRAALLQHNIGRWAGCFIRLNGDGYEQARFPTSLSVKECDGLIQACLSYEHTGQQRSMTFQTLPPAMQVSSQGGWSLGPSSITPRSWVAELCVVHQQERKRIVARHGMSGLEQVVYVVEIEGTRKPEAPLEPLQCRRQSEADLMIWEPEEGVELLLDPRDRQAGDATACGLRWTLPDGTVRQMVRRYGANGGLLPLSQAWP from the coding sequence ATGCACGACCAACGGGCAGCGTTGCTGCAGCACAACATCGGCCGATGGGCGGGATGCTTCATCCGTCTCAATGGGGATGGCTACGAGCAGGCACGCTTCCCCACGTCGCTTTCGGTGAAGGAGTGCGACGGACTGATTCAAGCCTGCCTCTCCTACGAACACACCGGCCAGCAGCGGTCGATGACCTTTCAGACCCTGCCACCCGCCATGCAGGTGAGTTCCCAGGGCGGATGGTCCCTTGGCCCCTCAAGCATCACGCCCAGGAGCTGGGTGGCGGAACTCTGCGTGGTGCACCAGCAAGAGCGCAAGAGGATCGTGGCGCGTCATGGAATGAGTGGATTGGAGCAGGTGGTGTACGTGGTGGAAATCGAAGGCACCAGGAAACCTGAGGCGCCCTTGGAACCACTGCAATGCCGCAGGCAAAGCGAGGCAGACCTGATGATCTGGGAACCCGAAGAGGGCGTTGAACTGCTGCTGGACCCGCGCGATCGCCAAGCGGGCGACGCCACAGCTTGCGGACTGCGCTGGACCCTTCCAGACGGAACAGTGCGGCAGATGGTGCGTCGCTACGGCGCCAACGGAGGCTTACTGCCCTTGAGCCAGGCCTGGCCATAA
- a CDS encoding YqaE/Pmp3 family membrane protein, whose product MTFGDLLRIILAFFLPPLAVATQVGLTGAFWLNLLFWLLSFGGLGLPFMAIMWPVAVIHAIYICVTRK is encoded by the coding sequence ATGACGTTCGGCGACCTCCTTCGCATCATCCTGGCCTTCTTCTTGCCGCCCCTGGCGGTGGCCACCCAGGTGGGTCTCACCGGTGCGTTCTGGCTCAATCTGCTCTTCTGGTTGCTCAGCTTCGGAGGGCTGGGGCTGCCATTCATGGCCATCATGTGGCCTGTGGCAGTGATCCACGCGATCTACATCTGCGTGACCCGCAAGTGA
- a CDS encoding rhodanese-like domain-containing protein has product MAESLAKLAAGVGSLLFRQLQDADTGTFTYLLADPATAEAVLIDPVFERQHRDLALIRELGLQLVASLDTHVHADHVTASWCLHAASGCAIGLSAIAGADFVTRPLAHGDRIPFGTRSLLVRATPGHTDGCLTYVLDDASMAFTGDALLIRGCGRCDFQQGSARKLWQSIQGQILTLPDTCLLYPGHDYSGRSVTSVAEERRFNPRFGGAAREQDFVLHMDHLRLPHPHRIDEAVPGNLRSGRPQQTSEPQEPWAPLQRTYAGLDEVLPDWVSAHRDQVTLLDVRSLEEWQGPDGRVPGSIHLPLSELSERQAELPRDRPLVVVCYAGSRSALATQQLQRNGWSRVANLHGGLHRWADEGYPLACP; this is encoded by the coding sequence ATGGCTGAGTCTTTGGCCAAGCTCGCCGCCGGGGTTGGATCCCTGTTGTTTCGCCAGCTCCAGGATGCCGACACCGGCACCTTCACCTATCTGCTAGCGGATCCAGCGACCGCCGAGGCGGTGCTGATCGATCCGGTGTTCGAGCGCCAGCACCGTGATCTGGCCCTGATCCGGGAGCTGGGTCTTCAGCTGGTGGCCTCCCTCGATACCCACGTGCACGCCGATCACGTCACTGCCAGCTGGTGCCTCCATGCCGCCAGCGGTTGTGCCATCGGCCTGTCGGCCATTGCCGGGGCTGACTTCGTCACCCGGCCGCTCGCCCATGGCGACCGCATCCCTTTCGGCACCCGTTCGCTGCTGGTGCGGGCGACACCGGGGCATACCGATGGCTGCCTCACCTATGTGCTCGACGACGCCTCGATGGCCTTCACCGGTGATGCCCTGCTGATCCGCGGCTGCGGCCGCTGTGATTTTCAGCAGGGCAGTGCCCGCAAGCTCTGGCAATCGATTCAGGGCCAGATCCTCACCCTGCCGGACACCTGCCTGCTCTATCCCGGCCACGACTACAGCGGCCGTTCCGTCACCAGCGTGGCGGAGGAGCGTCGCTTCAACCCGCGCTTCGGCGGAGCTGCGCGCGAGCAGGACTTCGTGCTGCACATGGACCATCTGCGCTTGCCCCACCCTCACCGGATTGATGAAGCGGTGCCAGGCAACCTGCGCAGTGGTCGCCCCCAGCAGACCAGCGAACCCCAGGAGCCCTGGGCTCCGCTGCAGCGCACCTATGCCGGCCTCGATGAAGTGCTCCCCGACTGGGTGAGTGCCCATCGCGATCAGGTCACCCTGCTCGATGTGCGCTCCCTCGAGGAATGGCAGGGCCCTGACGGCCGGGTGCCGGGAAGCATTCACCTGCCGCTCTCGGAGCTCAGTGAGCGCCAGGCGGAGTTGCCTCGGGATCGCCCGCTGGTGGTGGTCTGTTACGCCGGCAGTCGTTCGGCGCTCGCCACCCAGCAGCTCCAGCGCAACGGCTGGTCCCGCGTCGCCAATCTGCACGGCGGCCTGCATCGCTGGGCGGATGAGGGCTATCCGCTCGCGTGCCCCTGA
- a CDS encoding response regulator transcription factor, whose product MELRLDSRANQEAIAQASALLKERRIVVVFGDRLALVSFVLVDAIASSLVGAATTEDEGFELVLRTQPDLLICSSDLESGYGINLIRRVKAELPTCQLMIVLVRETQTVVQEAMEAFADGVIFKSSLGTGRGDLINALRTLADGGVYFPEQIRRIAASTPQPDLPPLVEELTPRELEVTAGVARGLKNNAIATLLGLSVETVKSHVGNAMDKLGARDRTQMAVTALLYGLIDPLQ is encoded by the coding sequence ATGGAGCTTCGGCTCGACTCCCGTGCCAATCAGGAGGCGATCGCTCAGGCCTCTGCGTTGTTGAAGGAGCGCCGCATTGTTGTGGTGTTTGGCGATCGCCTGGCGCTGGTTTCCTTTGTGCTGGTTGATGCGATTGCCTCGAGCCTGGTGGGTGCCGCCACCACGGAAGACGAGGGCTTTGAGCTGGTGCTGCGCACCCAGCCGGATCTGCTGATCTGCAGCTCGGATCTCGAATCCGGCTATGGCATCAACCTGATTCGCCGGGTGAAGGCGGAGTTGCCCACCTGTCAGCTCATGATCGTGCTGGTGCGCGAAACCCAAACGGTGGTGCAGGAGGCGATGGAGGCCTTCGCTGATGGCGTGATCTTCAAATCCAGCCTGGGCACCGGCCGCGGCGATCTGATCAATGCCCTGCGCACCCTCGCTGATGGTGGTGTGTACTTTCCAGAGCAGATCCGCCGCATCGCCGCCTCTACACCGCAACCCGATCTGCCCCCATTGGTGGAGGAACTCACCCCACGCGAACTGGAGGTGACCGCCGGCGTGGCGCGCGGTCTTAAGAACAACGCCATTGCCACCCTGCTCGGCCTCTCGGTGGAAACGGTGAAGAGCCACGTGGGGAACGCCATGGACAAGCTCGGTGCTCGTGATCGCACCCAGATGGCTGTGACAGCGCTTCTTTACGGCCTGATCGATCCCCTGCAGTGA
- a CDS encoding fatty acid desaturase, with product MASDPSGTNHWRGLQLAGLIGCAWLLTLAVGLRLPFQQLHPLALMAFVMLRSFLHTGLFIVAHDAMHGTLAPASHRKLNRRIGQGCLWAYAGLNYQRCLSHHIQHHHSPGSATDPDYCSAADPSPLAWYARFLSHYLNPMQLLRLAVCLGLLLLIMPSNQDQPLLTLALIYVIPLIISSWQLFVVGTFLPHRKNPHQADGFHQPISLDLHPILSFAACYHFGYHREHHSYPTVPWHQLPEARTAYAQI from the coding sequence GTGGCAAGTGATCCCTCGGGGACCAATCACTGGAGGGGATTGCAACTGGCGGGGCTGATCGGCTGCGCCTGGTTGCTCACACTCGCGGTGGGTCTTCGCCTTCCCTTCCAGCAGCTCCACCCTTTGGCCCTCATGGCCTTCGTGATGCTGCGCAGCTTTCTGCACACCGGGCTGTTCATCGTGGCTCACGACGCCATGCATGGCACCCTTGCTCCAGCAAGCCACCGCAAGCTGAATCGAAGGATCGGTCAAGGTTGCCTCTGGGCTTACGCCGGCCTGAACTACCAGAGGTGCCTGAGCCATCACATTCAGCATCACCACTCGCCTGGATCGGCCACTGATCCCGACTACTGCAGTGCGGCTGATCCTTCACCCTTGGCCTGGTATGCACGCTTTCTCAGTCACTATCTGAATCCGATGCAGCTGCTCAGGTTGGCGGTCTGCTTGGGGCTTTTGCTGCTGATCATGCCCTCCAATCAGGATCAGCCTCTGCTCACGCTGGCGTTGATCTATGTGATTCCTTTGATCATCAGCTCCTGGCAACTTTTTGTGGTGGGAACCTTTCTGCCGCACCGCAAAAACCCCCATCAAGCTGATGGTTTCCATCAACCAATCAGCCTCGATCTTCATCCGATACTGTCGTTCGCAGCTTGTTACCACTTTGGCTATCATCGCGAACATCACAGTTATCCAACAGTGCCCTGGCATCAACTCCCCGAAGCCCGCACTGCTTACGCTCAAATCTGA
- a CDS encoding bifunctional 2-polyprenyl-6-hydroxyphenol methylase/3-demethylubiquinol 3-O-methyltransferase UbiG: MPSLDFDGDYGRSYRQSIQNSIPGHDVLHEIAAAAVQSMASDVQQVLVVGPGPGDELLPLLNACADAALTVLEPSAQMLEQCRHTLADHPGSARCRLLQQSLNEALEGELSGARFDLVVCHNVLHLLGSDAQTVMLQQLTQCTADGGVLLLSAYSEAEEPESQRLVFNVARQRLLDRGVPPDTVEAIVESRNKVVFSMDPSQLSTVLAQAGWSSPLQLYQGLFIRLWLCRAQT; the protein is encoded by the coding sequence ATGCCCTCGCTTGATTTCGATGGCGACTACGGACGCAGCTATCGCCAGAGCATCCAGAACTCCATTCCCGGCCACGACGTTCTCCACGAGATCGCCGCTGCAGCGGTGCAGAGCATGGCCAGCGATGTCCAGCAGGTGCTGGTGGTGGGCCCCGGCCCAGGCGATGAGCTCCTGCCTCTGCTCAACGCCTGCGCGGATGCTGCGCTCACCGTGCTCGAGCCCAGTGCTCAGATGCTGGAGCAATGCCGCCACACGCTGGCCGATCACCCCGGCAGCGCGCGCTGCCGCCTGTTGCAGCAGAGCCTGAACGAGGCCCTCGAGGGCGAGCTGTCAGGCGCCCGCTTTGATCTGGTGGTGTGCCACAACGTGCTTCATCTCCTGGGCAGCGACGCACAAACCGTGATGCTGCAGCAACTGACGCAATGCACAGCGGATGGCGGCGTTCTGCTGTTGAGCGCCTACAGCGAAGCGGAGGAGCCCGAGAGCCAACGCCTGGTGTTCAACGTGGCGCGTCAACGGCTCCTGGATCGCGGCGTCCCGCCGGACACGGTGGAAGCGATCGTGGAGAGCCGCAACAAGGTGGTGTTCTCAATGGATCCAAGCCAGCTCTCAACGGTGCTGGCGCAAGCCGGCTGGTCTTCTCCGCTGCAGCTGTACCAGGGATTGTTCATCCGCCTCTGGCTGTGCCGGGCGCAGACCTGA
- a CDS encoding DUF411 domain-containing protein, producing MPRNCFGNCISLEMQWRCHRRLVFALLLALILASPLPVWAEAEAPVITVVRSASCECCRQWERHLEAAGFRINDQISDSIDPTQAFCHTASVAGYGIDGHVPAASVQRLLAERPDIEGLAVPGMPIGSPGMEMEGIDPDSFVVMAIAHDGTTRVVERY from the coding sequence TTGCCGCGCAACTGCTTCGGCAACTGCATCAGTCTTGAGATGCAGTGGCGTTGCCATCGGCGGCTTGTGTTCGCCCTGCTGTTGGCGTTGATCCTCGCCTCCCCCCTGCCGGTGTGGGCTGAGGCCGAGGCACCGGTGATCACGGTGGTGCGCTCAGCCAGTTGTGAGTGCTGCCGGCAGTGGGAACGGCACCTCGAAGCAGCGGGCTTTCGCATCAACGATCAGATCAGCGACAGCATCGATCCCACCCAGGCCTTCTGCCACACCGCCAGCGTTGCGGGCTACGGGATCGACGGCCACGTTCCAGCGGCATCGGTTCAGCGCCTGCTCGCCGAACGTCCTGATATCGAGGGCCTGGCGGTGCCGGGGATGCCGATCGGCTCTCCCGGGATGGAGATGGAGGGGATCGACCCCGACTCCTTTGTGGTGATGGCCATCGCCCACGACGGCACCACCCGGGTGGTGGAGCGTTATTAA
- a CDS encoding metalloregulator ArsR/SmtB family transcription factor, producing MAEAKPGAEQLAEISRFFRLLSEPARLQLLCELRDSPSDVQTLMERTGFSQSHLSRQLGQLSQARLVRSERQGQRLIFHADDPLVDDLCALVSQRLRQTLEARLRSMG from the coding sequence ATGGCTGAGGCCAAACCAGGAGCTGAGCAACTCGCCGAAATCAGCCGCTTCTTCCGGCTGCTGAGTGAGCCGGCCCGTCTGCAGCTGCTCTGCGAACTGCGCGACTCACCCAGCGACGTGCAGACGCTGATGGAGCGCACGGGCTTTTCCCAGTCGCACCTCAGCCGGCAACTCGGCCAGCTGAGCCAGGCCCGGCTGGTGCGCAGCGAACGCCAGGGCCAACGGCTGATCTTTCACGCCGATGACCCCCTGGTGGATGACCTCTGCGCGCTCGTCAGCCAACGGCTGCGGCAGACCCTGGAAGCCAGGCTGCGCAGCATGGGATGA
- a CDS encoding DUF1611 domain-containing protein — protein sequence MIPQPVQDSNRTLATSEAISDRTTPAVVYCEGHFSGLDGKTAHGLVRSCDGYSIRAVIDSQCAGLDAGFVLDGIANGIPIVADLAAAMALLGGSKGTLIYGMAPASGLFSDEDRHMLLTAMAAGLNLVSGMREFLGDEAAFQAAAQHHGVTIRDVRRPSALKDLKLFSGSISRVRCARIAVLGTDGAIGKRTTATLLVQALRAHGIRAVLVSTGQTGLIQGGRFGVPLDAIPSQFGSGEVEAAVVAAYEAERPQVIVIEGQGALSHPAYLSSSFILRGSQPQAVILQHAPARRCLSDFPFAPIPTPASEIQLIESFAPTRVIGLTINHEGMNEAQLTAAIALYEAELSIPVTDAISRPAANLVAMVVRAFPELSGVRQPLAL from the coding sequence TTGATTCCTCAACCCGTTCAAGACTCCAATCGGACCCTCGCCACCAGCGAGGCCATTTCAGACAGAACAACACCAGCAGTTGTCTACTGCGAAGGTCACTTCTCCGGACTCGATGGCAAAACGGCCCACGGTCTGGTTCGGTCCTGCGACGGCTACAGCATCCGCGCTGTGATCGACAGCCAATGCGCAGGCCTCGACGCCGGATTCGTGCTCGATGGCATCGCCAACGGCATCCCCATCGTGGCCGACCTGGCAGCGGCCATGGCCTTGCTGGGAGGGTCAAAGGGAACCCTGATCTACGGCATGGCTCCAGCCAGCGGGCTATTCAGCGACGAGGACCGCCACATGCTGCTGACGGCGATGGCCGCCGGGCTCAATCTGGTGAGCGGCATGCGCGAATTCCTCGGTGATGAGGCCGCCTTCCAAGCCGCGGCCCAGCACCATGGCGTGACGATCCGCGACGTGCGTCGTCCTTCAGCCCTCAAGGATCTCAAGCTGTTCAGCGGCAGCATCAGCCGTGTTCGCTGCGCCCGCATCGCCGTGCTCGGCACGGACGGTGCCATCGGCAAGCGCACCACGGCCACACTGCTGGTTCAGGCCCTGCGGGCCCATGGCATCAGGGCTGTGTTGGTGAGCACGGGCCAGACCGGCCTGATCCAGGGGGGCCGATTCGGGGTGCCTCTCGATGCAATCCCCTCCCAGTTCGGCTCCGGAGAGGTGGAAGCCGCAGTGGTCGCGGCCTACGAGGCCGAACGTCCGCAGGTGATCGTGATTGAAGGCCAGGGAGCCCTCAGCCATCCCGCCTACCTCTCCTCGAGTTTCATTCTGCGAGGGAGCCAGCCCCAGGCCGTGATCCTGCAGCATGCGCCGGCACGGCGTTGTCTGAGTGATTTTCCCTTTGCACCGATCCCCACCCCAGCCAGTGAGATTCAGCTGATCGAGTCCTTCGCCCCAACGCGGGTGATTGGACTCACGATCAACCACGAAGGCATGAATGAAGCCCAGCTCACCGCGGCGATCGCCCTCTATGAGGCTGAACTCTCCATCCCGGTGACCGATGCCATCAGCCGGCCCGCGGCGAATCTGGTGGCCATGGTGGTGCGCGCCTTCCCTGAACTCAGTGGCGTGCGGCAGCCGCTGGCCCTTTGA
- a CDS encoding orange carotenoid-binding protein, with protein MFTLDKARQIFPETMTADAVPAITARFKLLSPEDQLALIWFAYLEMGQTITVAAPGAARMALAKPTLDEIEAMSFDEQTKVMCDLAAKINSPISCRYAFWSVNVKLCFWYELGELMRQGKVAPIPQGYKLSANANSVLEAVKKVEQGQQITLLRNFVVDMGYDPDVDDSKVVAEPIVAPTPEDQREEIFIPGVLNQTILSYMQLLNANDFDTLIDLFLDDGALQPPFQRPIVGREAILKFFKRDCQNLKLIPQGGFGEPADGGFTQIKVTGKVQTPWFGREVGMNVAWRFLLDDNNKIYFVAIDLLASPAELLKLGGK; from the coding sequence ATGTTCACGCTCGACAAGGCTCGTCAGATTTTCCCGGAGACCATGACCGCCGATGCCGTGCCGGCGATTACCGCACGGTTCAAGCTGCTCAGCCCTGAAGACCAACTGGCTCTGATCTGGTTCGCCTACCTGGAGATGGGACAAACCATCACCGTTGCCGCACCTGGCGCAGCCCGCATGGCTCTGGCGAAGCCCACCCTCGATGAAATCGAGGCGATGAGCTTCGACGAGCAAACCAAGGTGATGTGCGACCTGGCTGCCAAGATCAACAGCCCGATCTCCTGCCGGTATGCCTTCTGGTCGGTGAACGTGAAGCTCTGCTTCTGGTACGAGCTTGGAGAGCTCATGCGTCAGGGCAAAGTGGCCCCGATCCCCCAGGGCTACAAGCTTTCTGCCAACGCCAACTCGGTGCTGGAAGCGGTGAAGAAGGTGGAGCAGGGCCAACAGATCACCCTGCTGCGCAATTTCGTCGTCGACATGGGCTACGACCCCGATGTGGACGACAGCAAGGTGGTGGCTGAGCCGATCGTGGCGCCGACTCCTGAAGATCAGCGTGAAGAGATCTTCATTCCCGGTGTGCTGAATCAGACGATCCTCAGCTACATGCAGCTGCTCAACGCCAACGACTTCGACACCCTCATCGATCTCTTCCTCGACGACGGTGCTCTGCAACCTCCCTTCCAACGTCCGATCGTGGGGCGTGAGGCCATTCTCAAGTTCTTCAAGCGTGACTGCCAGAACCTCAAGCTGATTCCCCAGGGTGGTTTCGGCGAACCTGCCGACGGTGGCTTCACCCAGATCAAGGTCACCGGCAAGGTGCAAACCCCTTGGTTCGGCCGGGAAGTGGGCATGAATGTGGCCTGGCGCTTCCTGCTCGACGACAACAACAAGATCTACTTCGTGGCGATCGACCTGCTCGCTTCCCCCGCCGAGCTGCTGAAGCTTGGTGGCAAGTGA